The genomic DNA CTTATTTTTATGATTACCGCTGTCAGCATTTCCTCTGCGCAGCAGACTAAAGTGATCTCGCCACCCGAGTTCGCAAATCAGGGCAAGAACGATCTCCCCTTCAGCCCGGGAATTCTGGTGGGAGACACGCTGTATGTCTCCGGAGAAATCGGCTTTGACCTCCATACCGGCCAGATCCCAAGAGATTTCGACGCCGAAGTGAAAGCCTGCCTCGACAACATTGGCATCGTTCTAAAAGCGGCTGGAATGGATTACTCGGACGTGGTCTCGGC from Terriglobales bacterium includes the following:
- a CDS encoding RidA family protein, translating into MSLLSAILIFMITAVSISSAQQTKVISPPEFANQGKNDLPFSPGILVGDTLYVSGEIGFDLHTGQIPRDFDAEVKACLDNIGIVLKAAGMDYSDVVSAQVFLTDIAQFERMNAVYASVFKTPRPARVTVGVAALAVPTAHVEIMVTAQRQVSKN